The following coding sequences are from one Salvia hispanica cultivar TCC Black 2014 chromosome 3, UniMelb_Shisp_WGS_1.0, whole genome shotgun sequence window:
- the LOC125212150 gene encoding uncharacterized protein LOC125212150, whose translation MTLRRVTLRSFERCGSFGKRKAAIRFSSFITRLKKFNAPNKARPSYVSEVTWKGLLEHWKDPDVIEKSILTKKARLSEPDGPGTGYSKNYSYLQRLNFSCSKSSKVVVFHPNPSASPPPQKSPPQSLPAASSSTPPYPTSTPPMSSRPSQSPTSAAVAAAGARAGEAPPPAAVTVAVRGRGS comes from the exons ATGACGTTAAGAAGGGTTACTTTGAGGAGTTTCGA GAGGTGTGGGTCCTTTGGAAAACGAAAAGCTGCAATCAGATTTTCGTCCTTTATTACCCGCTTAAAAAAGTTTAACGCTCCTAATAAAGCAAGACCGAGTTACGTGTCAGAAGTGACGTGGAAAGGATTGCTAGAGCATTGGAAGGATCCCGATGTGATAGAAAAGTCGATACTTACAAAAAAGGCCAGACTTTCTGAGCCAGATGGTCCCGGAACCGGATACAGTAAGAATTACTCTTACTTACAGAGGCTCAACTTCAGTTGCAGCAAAAGCTCAAAAGTTG TTGTTTTCCATCCCAACCCATCTGCTTCTCCGCCGCCCCAAAAATCTCCGCCACAATCTCTGCCGGCGGCAAGCTCCTCAACGCCACCCTATCCTACCTCGACGCCTCCGATGAGCTCCAGACCGTCTCAATCGCCGACCTCAGCAGCAGTAGCAGCAGCCGGAGCGAGAGCGGGAGAAGCACCTCCTCCGGCAGCGGTGACGGTAGCAGTTCGTGGCCGTGGAAGTTGA